GTCGGCGGGCTCCTTGTAGGGGTTCTCCAGGAGACGATTATTCGACCCAACGTCCCCGCGCTCGAGGGGACCGTGATCTTCCTACTGATGATCGGGATCTTGCTGGTTCGCCCGCAGGGGCTGTTCGGAACCGAAGCTCCGGAGGACGAAAGCGGGACGTTACTGGCCGGAACCGACGGCAGCTATCTCGACCAGGACACGCGGCTAAAACTCGGGCTCGTTATGGTGGTATTGCTGGTGCTGGTCCCGTTCGGGAGCGGCTGGCTTTACTCCGGCTTCGTGGTAACGCTCGTGGTCCGGATGCTCCTCTGGGGACTGTTCGCGCTGTCGCTCGATTTCGTCATGGGGTACACCGGCCTCGTTTCGCTCGGCCATGTCCTCTTCTGGGGGCTCGGCGCGTACACGGCCGCGATCACGCTGATCAACGTGAGCGAGTCAGCGTTCGTCGCGATCGCGCTGGCTATCGCGCTCTCTGCGGTGGCCGCGTGGATCGTCGGGTTTCTCTCGATTCGGGTCGCCGGCGTCTACTTCGCGATGATTACGCTCGCGTTCGCGGAATTGTTCTACAACGCGATCTATTCGCTGGATACGATTTCGCTCTTCGGTCTCATCGAGGAGCGGCCGTTTACCGGCGGTTCGGACGGGCTCTTTGGCTTCGGCGCGTACTACGGTATCGGAGGCATCGGCATCGAACTCAACGAAATCGAGGTCGTCCTCGGTCCGGTCGTCCTCGGTGGTTCAGCCCTGTTCTACTACGTCGTCCTGACCGCTCTCGTCGCTTCGTTCTTCTTCGCCCGACGAATTCTCAACTCACCGTTCGGCGCGGTCATGAAGGCAATCCGTGAGAACGAACAGCGGGCGACGTTCCTCGGCTACGACACGACCGTCTACAAGCGCCGCGCGTTCGTCATCAGCGGGGCGGTTGCCGGACTCGCCGGCAGCCTGTCAGCGCTCAACACGGGACTCGTTACCCCCTCGGCCGCCGAGTGGATCAAATCGGGCGAGGTTATCGTTATGGTCGTCCTCGGGGGCATGGGGACGTTGTATGGGCCAATTCTGGGCTCGTTCGTCTTTTTCGGCCTGGAGAACGAACTGACCGAGTTCACCGGCTACTGGCGACTGGTACTCGGTGTCATCTTCATTCTGTTCGTCATCTTCCTCCCGCGAGGGCTGGTCTCGCTTCCAGGACAACTCCGACCGTTCCTCTCGGGTGGACCCGGGTCGAAACCGACCCCAGA
This region of Natronosalvus halobius genomic DNA includes:
- a CDS encoding ABC transporter permease, producing the protein MISLHVLLEGVTTGAVSFVSVQGLLDGLTAGLIYVLLAAGLSVIFGVMHVINFAHGELFTLGAYFALALIAPLGGGYAFFAALLIAPLLVGVVGVAIERFTVRPLYGRNPLYHILLTFGLVLVINDLIYLVWGTGNRSFNRPGIIRGTFELFGFSFSSYNLFIIVFGSLVALAVWAALEHTRYGLIIRAGSQDRQMVRNLGIDIDRYYSLVFGAGAALAAIAGIIVGGTQQVSPSMGMSFIIPAFVIVVLGGLGSFKGAVVGGLLVGVLQETIIRPNVPALEGTVIFLLMIGILLVRPQGLFGTEAPEDESGTLLAGTDGSYLDQDTRLKLGLVMVVLLVLVPFGSGWLYSGFVVTLVVRMLLWGLFALSLDFVMGYTGLVSLGHVLFWGLGAYTAAITLINVSESAFVAIALAIALSAVAAWIVGFLSIRVAGVYFAMITLAFAELFYNAIYSLDTISLFGLIEERPFTGGSDGLFGFGAYYGIGGIGIELNEIEVVLGPVVLGGSALFYYVVLTALVASFFFARRILNSPFGAVMKAIRENEQRATFLGYDTTVYKRRAFVISGAVAGLAGSLSALNTGLVTPSAAEWIKSGEVIVMVVLGGMGTLYGPILGSFVFFGLENELTEFTGYWRLVLGVIFILFVIFLPRGLVSLPGQLRPFLSGGPGSKPTPDDTAPGGDD